TCCAGCCCTTTAAATCACACTTCCTGGATTAGTAAGCCAAAGAGTAAATATCTAAAGGAACTGGAAtacaaaacatatattttcaatTTACTTTCTGAGGAACAGAATACCAAAATTATTGTTTCAAAATACAAGAGGGCATATTCACACAAGTGTATATACAATTAATTGTAATTGAATCAATAAAATGTAACTAAAAACAAGAATTTAAAAAAGACCACCTCACAGTGAGATGAGTGTGAACAAATATTAAACCAACAGTGGGAACTACATGTTTCATGACATGAAATATAAGCTTTATTAATATGATATCTAACaagttgaaaatgtgtttaattataattacaggAATTCCCATAAAACATAGTGAGTAACCAAACtaagccattttgaaaaaagacaaaactatGAGACAAAGTGTTACTGTATTTCACACCAATACAAaatgcaattacttttttttaaaaacttttttgctTTCATGTTGTAAATGGAaactgcattaaaaagctgtacCACACTGTTGAACAGCACTAAGCACTCTCTTTGGAGGATGTATTCAAACAATTATGGCTTTGCTTTGATGTCTGTGAGAGCTCTGGATTCAAAATTCAGAAGAGCACAGATCCAAAATGTAACAGCGCAAATGTAGAAGGCACTGCAAGACTCGTGTTTTGAGTAAAACTGACTTCAGCAAGAATGTGTTGTTTTCTTTAATCTTTAAGTCTTGTAGAATGCACCATCTATTGATTTAACCAGGTAATATGAAAATTAGCATTTACTCCATTTTTCATTACGAGGACCGTCATTAGCAGACAGTGCCTAAAATATATAATGCAGTAATCACCTCTTTCCAATGACAAAGGCTCATTCGAAAGCAAGAATTAATGAcaataaatttgaaaaaagaacaaaaaaatgtgcacaactttaatacatttacaaagtgCTATAGACTTGTTGGGCTGCTAAATAACAGATATTATTCAGTGCCACCTTCCAGAAAGTGGAATAAAAAACATTCGTACAATAATTATTGTTAGTACCACAAGCAGAAAAAGAACATTGGCCACTTAGCTAAACATCTTTTACCAAACCAAGGTAACAACAAGATAAAAAGGCAGATTTAAAGGTAAGCTCGATAATTAACAAAGGCCTAACCGACAGAGTGCTCTGTTGCCATCCTCTTGCAAAAGTAATGTTTGGTTGGACTTGTATGAACAGTCACATTCTGGAGAAGGATTTCCACACGTTGGGCATACATGAGACATAATGATCTCACCTGTTTGTTTTTACCGATTGCAACAGGAATTTGAGATTTTTCAGAAAGTGAACAATGTGCtttcacaaagaaaaatacaaagaaaagtGTTTCATGTCGccatgattattttttttaaagatcagTACCAGTAACCAGCCTGCCATCCTAGGCCTGGACCTGGGATCACATGCATAGTACCTTCTAAAATGCAGACCTGTGACCTCATTACATAACCTCCATTTGGCTCCAATAAGTTTTCTGTCTTTGCAAGGACAACCAGGTGTTTCAGTCTTAATGTAGCAGCTATTGTTCTGCACCTTAAAACAGGGCATGATTAATTTCAGCTTCCTGCACTAGTGAACATGTACCTTAATGCTCATTTCCCACTGATATAGTGGATGTTTAGTCAATaatattctgtaaaaaaaaacaacagtataACCCTGAAGAAAGAAGATTAATATTATCTGTCAAAGCTGGAAAGGGACACTTTCAAACAGTGAAACTCGGGCATGAACACATTAGGCAATCGGGAAATAATGCAAAGCTATATGAGGAACACTTTCAAAGCAACCCACATCTTGTACATTGACctattcaacacaaaaatacaattaGTGATTAAAGAGAGGgtatatattttgatatttccAACACCGTACCAGCAGCAGAACAAGCTGTTATTTACAAAGTTAGATAAAGCAAATAGTTACAAATTAACCACCCAAAGGTCAGAATCAAAACAGCTTATTTTGGAATTGCAGTTTAACTGGCACTCTCATTATTAAGGTActggaaacaaaaaacaaaaaaacaagccatACAAATTCAACTCGTATATCATTAGTTGCCACGGTTACATTTTTACCGAAATTAGAACACCCCCTTGCTGAGAACATTTGATATCACACAAATGTGCAATGTAATACTAAGAAGCGTGAATTTACACACAATATCCAATAGCTGACATTTAATTCACGTTTAATTTTACAtaatttcagtcattttaaatttgatggAACAACGTAACAAGGTATGTCAGTACTGCCACAATCATGTTATCATTTTGGGCACTTTTTCGGATGTAGGAATGGACAACCTACCGTCTAACAGCGGTAGCAATCAAAATTCTAAAAACGTGTGCAGTGCCGTTTGTCCTATATATGCATGGACTTAAGTGGGTCTCACCCAAAGAGGTTAGACATGGGCCTTGATTTTGCAGGACTCTTCAAAGATCTCTCCCCATCGTCTGGTTCTCGAAATGAAGTGCTATGAATGATCTGTGTCCTGAATCGGATTTTGTGCAGCCTCGGCTTAATTTTACTCATGGAGGACTTCCTGTACACGGACATTGATTTCACTAGGCCCCCGCCATCGCAAGTGTCCTCCTCTGGGTGATTAAGCAGCTTAATCGGCATCAGGTTAGAGGCAAGGACCTTTGACAATCTCCAGCGCCCGGTTCCGCTCTCCGAGCTCTCCGAGCTTTCGGCCCCCGCCCCGACAATATCCCGTATGTCTTCAGCCACGGTGTTCGTGAGATATTGGGACGCCTTCTTCCCGCTATAGTCCCTGGCCTCAACGTCGGCGTCATAAGCACCCACCAGAAGCTTGACCACCTCGATGTGACTATGCATTGCAGCCATGTGTAATGGAGTGTACCCAGCGCTGGAGCGAGCATTGATGTTCAATGGCACTGCATGCTGCTTGGCGAAGTTAACCAAGAGGGCTAGCAGCTCTTGTTTGCCTTGCTTAGCCGCCCAGTGCAAGCAGGTGAAACCTGTGACAAAGTCCTTTTTCGTGACGAGGTTCGGTTCACAGGCGAGCAATCGGTGCAGGCTCTCCCACTGCCCGTCTGATGCGCACATCATCCACTCGTGCTCCAAGGGGTCCAGCGTCACTGACCCGCCGTATTCGTCCGTGGTTGAGGAGACCAGGGACGCCGAGTCGCTGTCACTCTTGACAGAGTCCCTGTCTCGGTGCCTGGATGACAGGTACGCGGAGTTCCTATGCACCATGCTGCGCCGGACCTGGGGGGAGCTGTTCATCATCAATTCAATAAAATTCTTGCGACTGCTTTTAGGTGTGTAGTCGCTCCCCGATATACTGACAGAATCGAACTGCCCTTCGTCCGCCCCCTCCTCTGACGGATTACTGGACAGCAGGCTGCGCTGTGACCCTCGGGAGACTCGCCGCCTATTTATAAGCTGTGCCAGCGGTGCGCCTTTGCCAACCGCGACCTCGATGTCCTCTTCGCTCGGCTTTGTCTTGGCTTCCATACCCGGCGTTGGCAGTCCGTGGCCACTAACTCCCCCCGCCTGTGCATTTTGCTCTTCTAAGTCTCCTTGTTCGGGAAGGTTGAATACGGAATCGTCGGTTTCCACAGGTAAAGGCGAAGGCTCAATCACTGCAATCTGTGGAACACAAACTTTAGGAGCGCTTGTTTTACCACATTCGCTCTTGCACTCGACTTCTTTCGCATCATCCGCTGTCTTTGTTGATCTGGACTTTAGTAGATTTCCCATTGCCTGCAAACTATTCTCCGGGGATATACGAACTGAATTAGAATTAGCAGTCGTAGCTGAAGTTTTACCTTCCAAAATATTAACAGAAGCCTGCACTTCCGCGCCTTTCCCATTGTCAGTTCCGTAACCTGACCTAggtaatattttttgtttcgCATCATCGTTTGCAAGAGTTTCTAAAGTCAAAGAGCGCTCGTCTCCATCATATGATGTTGACATCGCTATGTCTGGTGTGCAAATGTTAGAATTTTCTTCACATAAAGCGTTCGATTGTAAAGAATCGGCAAAGCTATGTTTTCGATCATTGAGTGCATTGTTTATAGCAGCACCTTCGCTCTGGTCCAGACTTGAAATCTTACCCGCAGTGATTCCATTACCGTTGCATTCTCCATCCCCTCTCTCGCCAGTTCGCTTCACTGAACCCCTGTATTTCTTTTTCAAGCATACCATTTTTACCCCATTTTCTACTTTCACAAAGGCCACGTTGTCCACATATCCTTTGAAAGTATCCTTTACCAATGCCTTTTTCCCAGGGTCGCTTGgcaaaatgaatttaaaatgatCAATCAATTCCACGTTCTTAACCCTCCCTCCTCGCTCTGTAAGAAATTGTAGTATCGCTTCTTGTGTGCATTCGGTCGCCATTTGATTGTAGATCGTTACACGCCTATTTAGCCAGCGTTATGCCTTGATTACACCGTTAATATCGGTCATCTAAAATTGTATCATAACGATAACAATAGCATACCATCGCTAACAATGTCATTTACTACTGATGATGGCAGCATCCTCATCACGTCCTATGTGAGGTTGAGCAGCGATATTCTGTGCTACCAAGTGGAGTGCCAGTGCGTCAAGGCTGGAGTCGGAGCAGTAACAAAACAACTATCCCCGCCTCCTAGCAACCAACCCCTTTTGGAACACCATGGATAACGTTAGAGGTTCCATTTCGGCTCCGTAAGCCCTTGTATTTCAGCTTAGCGCAACCTCCTTTATAGAGCCGAAATGGAATCAATTTCCACGTTTCAAGCCCCCCAAAAGCCAGACCCATTTCCGGAACGGCTTCAAAAATGGTACGTACCATTCAAGTAGTGGGGGTACCCTGTACCAAATTTACAATGTATGTTGTTGTAGAAGTCAAGGAAAAATTATTAACCTATAATCTCGACAGTATGTGCAAtttataataacaacaataaattaTGGCGTTATGGGCACTTCAAATTAGAATATTTGCATTGAACGTAGTTAGCCTGCTGACCACATCTGACCAGTGCTTCC
This region of Conger conger chromosome 17, fConCon1.1, whole genome shotgun sequence genomic DNA includes:
- the sowahca gene encoding ankyrin repeat domain-containing protein SOWAHC, giving the protein MATECTQEAILQFLTERGGRVKNVELIDHFKFILPSDPGKKALVKDTFKGYVDNVAFVKVENGVKMVCLKKKYRGSVKRTGERGDGECNGNGITAGKISSLDQSEGAAINNALNDRKHSFADSLQSNALCEENSNICTPDIAMSTSYDGDERSLTLETLANDDAKQKILPRSGYGTDNGKGAEVQASVNILEGKTSATTANSNSVRISPENSLQAMGNLLKSRSTKTADDAKEVECKSECGKTSAPKVCVPQIAVIEPSPLPVETDDSVFNLPEQGDLEEQNAQAGGVSGHGLPTPGMEAKTKPSEEDIEVAVGKGAPLAQLINRRRVSRGSQRSLLSSNPSEEGADEGQFDSVSISGSDYTPKSSRKNFIELMMNSSPQVRRSMVHRNSAYLSSRHRDRDSVKSDSDSASLVSSTTDEYGGSVTLDPLEHEWMMCASDGQWESLHRLLACEPNLVTKKDFVTGFTCLHWAAKQGKQELLALLVNFAKQHAVPLNINARSSAGYTPLHMAAMHSHIEVVKLLVGAYDADVEARDYSGKKASQYLTNTVAEDIRDIVGAGAESSESSESGTGRWRLSKVLASNLMPIKLLNHPEEDTCDGGGLVKSMSVYRKSSMSKIKPRLHKIRFRTQIIHSTSFREPDDGERSLKSPAKSRPMSNLFG